The following are from one region of the Petrotoga mobilis SJ95 genome:
- a CDS encoding TM1802 family CRISPR-associated protein gives MKRHLEFLDKFSDKFLQSDFGKGTLLSGVVLGFIAYNQAKGEKDESGYSNAKIQDSPLYKQLNFGRLSLRDIKKHLARIPELIKAYKIEPSFLIEDLAGYSQELLMNSKGKDLGVDGNFAFVTGFMNWRNYFWEIYKDYTKEKEVAELEIEKTDKGEDQDV, from the coding sequence ATGAAAAGACATTTGGAATTCCTAGATAAGTTTTCTGATAAGTTTTTGCAGAGTGATTTTGGAAAAGGAACACTTTTATCTGGAGTAGTTTTGGGCTTTATAGCCTATAATCAAGCAAAAGGGGAAAAAGACGAGAGTGGTTATTCAAACGCAAAAATTCAAGATTCTCCGTTGTACAAACAGCTAAATTTTGGAAGATTAAGTTTAAGAGATATTAAAAAACATCTAGCAAGAATACCAGAACTGATAAAAGCGTACAAGATTGAGCCTTCTTTCCTTATTGAAGATTTAGCTGGTTACTCTCAAGAACTATTAATGAATTCTAAAGGAAAAGATTTAGGCGTTGATGGAAATTTTGCTTTTGTAACAGGTTTCATGAACTGGAGAAATTATTTCTGGGAAATATACAAAGACTACACAAAAGAGAAAGAAGTAGCAGAATTAGAAATAGAAAAAACGGACAAGGGGGAGGACCAAGATGTTTAA
- a CDS encoding TM1802 family CRISPR-associated protein, with protein sequence MGFIEAVYTIGKEFSSKTDEITDYLAIPVRTDGSKEIRIYLKVSNYSTLKLQSEKENTIIPLKIEGVSKIDEADFFADSKDEQYKKLRYLYKEPPGSNTDWRYSPVLRISKPKSTREKNREVLLNGSKSYISKIEKMIQDFEDLGFFEKGSVQKIINDLSNNDFVDRFLECYSDPKASYLIVFGIEDDGQFLYPGEVKLFQQYFLKKLNEELNKKNVSKKGGVCDYCGKESDILLNFDMIFPFATFDKVNFLPAINKNFSNKVYKYCKDCFKTFSNAKTYIDYNFVDQSIINNIQIWIIPEFFTTDTNILDDAFNDLKNYFWSDQYTKEKDLLDYITDPDYDVDKPYTAVFHFLFLEQNQAQLVIHQMIEDVPLTRIQKLHQIWEETVQLLAKKKDTQLSAALKHIYRTLRHLVLKEDSEEKVMRTLTMEIIGKILSGERVETKTIKQNFVARIPKLMNDKVQNDYFHLTLNDFLLLIEFLNNYNKSWRYSL encoded by the coding sequence ATGGGTTTTATCGAAGCGGTTTACACTATTGGAAAAGAATTTTCATCAAAAACTGATGAAATAACAGATTATCTAGCCATACCTGTAAGAACAGATGGATCAAAAGAAATAAGAATTTATTTAAAAGTATCAAATTACAGTACGTTGAAATTGCAAAGTGAAAAAGAAAATACAATCATACCTCTAAAAATTGAGGGTGTTTCAAAAATTGATGAAGCTGATTTTTTTGCAGATAGCAAAGATGAACAATACAAAAAACTTAGGTATTTGTATAAAGAACCTCCAGGCAGTAATACCGACTGGCGATACTCACCTGTTTTGAGAATATCAAAGCCAAAAAGTACAAGAGAAAAAAATCGTGAGGTTCTCTTAAATGGTTCTAAATCGTATATAAGCAAAATTGAAAAAATGATTCAAGATTTCGAAGATTTAGGATTTTTTGAAAAAGGTTCTGTTCAAAAAATAATCAATGACTTATCTAATAATGATTTTGTGGATCGGTTCTTAGAGTGTTACAGTGATCCAAAGGCTTCGTATTTAATTGTTTTTGGTATTGAAGATGATGGACAATTTCTTTACCCTGGAGAAGTTAAGCTGTTCCAACAATATTTTTTAAAGAAATTAAACGAGGAACTGAATAAGAAAAATGTTTCAAAAAAAGGTGGAGTTTGTGATTATTGTGGTAAGGAAAGCGATATTTTACTTAATTTCGATATGATTTTTCCTTTTGCTACGTTTGATAAAGTGAATTTCCTTCCTGCCATAAATAAGAATTTTTCTAACAAGGTATACAAATATTGTAAAGACTGCTTTAAGACTTTCTCTAATGCCAAAACTTACATAGATTATAATTTTGTAGATCAATCCATTATAAATAATATCCAGATCTGGATAATACCCGAGTTCTTTACAACAGATACAAACATTCTGGATGATGCTTTCAATGATTTAAAGAATTATTTTTGGAGTGATCAGTATACAAAAGAAAAAGATCTTTTGGATTATATCACAGATCCTGATTATGATGTAGATAAACCTTATACAGCTGTTTTTCATTTTCTTTTTCTCGAACAAAATCAAGCACAACTTGTAATACATCAAATGATCGAGGATGTACCTTTAACAAGAATACAAAAATTACACCAAATTTGGGAAGAGACTGTGCAGCTCTTGGCGAAAAAGAAAGATACCCAACTTTCTGCTGCTTTAAAACACATATATCGAACTCTTCGCCATTTAGTTTTGAAAGAAGACAGTGAAGAAAAGGTAATGAGAACCCTGACAATGGAAATTATTGGAAAAATTTTAAGTGGAGAAAGGGTTGAAACTAAAACTATAAAACAAAATTTTGTTGCAAGAATTCCTAAATTGATGAACGACAAAGTCCAAAATGACTATTTTCATCTTACTTTGAATGACTTTTTGTTGTTGATTGAATTTTTGAACAACTACAATAAATCTTGGAGGTATTCGTTATGA
- the cas6 gene encoding CRISPR-associated endoribonuclease Cas6, producing the protein MRLNVQFSLNSLILPLNYNHIIQAFILDLIDNAEYRNFIHNEGFSYNKRKYKLFSFSRLSGKFSLNQKDKTIEFSDNVSLKISSHDKNLIQYCADSLLFKDDFELLGQKIHVEKLEYDDLEIKSDKIKVKTLSPITIYSTIVQNSSKKTIYFSPSEDQFSKLIKENLIKKYLAYYDSYLSKKISNDEFVIKEADQKGSKMIITKYKNFIIKGWHGVFEIQGNPSLLKIGYDSGFGAKNSQGFGLVEVI; encoded by the coding sequence ATGAGATTAAACGTTCAATTTTCTTTAAATAGTTTAATACTTCCATTAAATTACAATCATATTATTCAAGCTTTCATTCTTGATTTAATAGATAATGCCGAATATAGAAACTTCATTCATAACGAGGGTTTTAGCTATAATAAAAGAAAGTACAAATTGTTTTCTTTTTCAAGGCTAAGCGGAAAATTCAGCTTAAATCAAAAGGATAAAACAATAGAGTTTTCTGATAATGTTTCTTTGAAAATTTCCTCTCACGACAAGAACTTAATTCAGTATTGTGCAGACTCGCTTTTATTTAAAGATGATTTTGAACTATTAGGTCAAAAGATTCATGTAGAGAAGTTAGAGTACGATGATTTGGAAATAAAAAGCGATAAAATAAAGGTAAAGACTTTATCCCCCATTACTATTTATTCTACGATTGTACAAAATTCTTCAAAAAAGACTATTTACTTTTCCCCCAGCGAAGATCAATTTTCAAAATTAATAAAGGAAAATTTAATAAAAAAATATCTTGCCTATTACGATTCATATCTTTCAAAAAAAATAAGTAATGATGAATTCGTTATAAAAGAAGCTGATCAGAAAGGCTCTAAAATGATCATAACAAAGTATAAAAATTTTATTATTAAAGGTTGGCATGGAGTTTTTGAAATTCAAGGGAATCCAAGTTTGTTGAAAATTGGTTACGATTCTGGTTTTGGAGCAAAAAACTCCCAAGGGTTTGGGTTAGTCGAAGTTATATGA
- a CDS encoding DUF364 domain-containing protein, translated as MIVERVIEEAQPYLEGIKIKDAVIGISLIGMELSNNHVGVSYVLREDLKSGCSIFPYAQDIIGKDSLEIAEWALTGQDDLQRSIGVAVLTAASRSLPLVDVDTSIHPFSIEITPEDNVCLIGYIPQVANMFNGMVKNVFIFDRGISKKGGIFGKVLPEEEQKGILPKCEIVFLSGTTVINHSLEYLLSLCKNAREIVLIGASTPMFPNAFVGTRVSILAGSWWDEREKDKIFRIISLAGGISHISKFAIKKNVRV; from the coding sequence ATGATAGTTGAAAGAGTTATAGAAGAAGCACAGCCTTATTTAGAGGGAATAAAGATCAAAGATGCGGTTATAGGGATTTCACTTATTGGTATGGAACTTAGTAATAATCATGTGGGCGTAAGCTACGTTCTACGTGAGGATTTAAAGTCAGGTTGCTCTATTTTCCCGTATGCTCAAGACATTATTGGTAAAGATAGTTTAGAAATTGCCGAATGGGCTCTCACAGGTCAAGATGATCTGCAAAGATCTATCGGCGTTGCCGTGTTGACAGCTGCTTCACGTTCCCTTCCTTTAGTTGATGTTGATACTTCTATTCATCCTTTTTCTATTGAAATCACACCTGAGGATAATGTTTGCTTGATAGGCTATATTCCTCAAGTTGCTAATATGTTCAATGGAATGGTCAAAAATGTGTTTATTTTTGATCGCGGAATCTCAAAAAAAGGTGGTATTTTTGGGAAAGTACTCCCTGAGGAAGAACAAAAAGGCATACTTCCAAAATGTGAAATAGTATTTCTAAGTGGGACTACTGTTATAAACCACAGCCTAGAGTATCTTTTAAGTTTATGCAAAAATGCCCGAGAGATAGTTTTAATTGGGGCATCGACCCCGATGTTTCCCAATGCGTTTGTTGGAACGAGGGTAAGTATTTTAGCAGGTTCTTGGTGGGATGAAAGGGAAAAAGACAAAATCTTTCGAATTATTTCACTCGCAGGGGGTATAAGCCACATTTCCAAATTTGCAATTAAAAAAAATGTAAGGGTATAA
- the cobO gene encoding cob(I)yrinic acid a,c-diamide adenosyltransferase, whose product MERSFVHVYTGNGKGKTTAALGLSVRAALAGKKVFFAQFIKGMEYSELKVSQYIKNIDIQQFGRECFIYKKPTEEDIEAAKRGMDICEKILKGVEYDLVVLDELNIALYYKLIPLDRVVKAIKERTPSIEVVITGRYAPEEIIEMADLVTEMKEIKHYYNQGVQARKGIEF is encoded by the coding sequence ATGGAACGATCTTTCGTTCATGTTTATACTGGTAACGGCAAAGGTAAAACAACAGCAGCTTTAGGGCTTTCTGTTAGAGCTGCACTTGCGGGCAAAAAAGTCTTTTTTGCACAGTTTATAAAAGGTATGGAGTATAGTGAATTGAAAGTGAGCCAATATATTAAAAACATCGATATTCAACAGTTTGGTAGGGAGTGTTTTATATACAAAAAACCTACAGAAGAGGACATAGAAGCAGCCAAAAGGGGAATGGATATTTGTGAGAAGATTTTAAAAGGCGTTGAATACGATTTGGTTGTGTTGGATGAGTTGAATATTGCTTTATACTACAAGTTGATTCCCCTGGATAGAGTTGTAAAAGCAATTAAAGAAAGAACTCCCTCGATAGAGGTTGTAATAACTGGGAGATATGCCCCAGAAGAAATTATAGAAATGGCGGATTTGGTTACCGAGATGAAAGAGATTAAACATTATTACAACCAAGGAGTTCAAGCAAGAAAAGGTATAGAGTTTTAA
- a CDS encoding ABC transporter ATP-binding protein produces the protein MIKAINLTKKFKDFTAVDGINLNVSAGEIYGFLGPNGAGKTTTIKMLTGTLKPTSGQIFIMDKDYNNYELEIKREIGVVPDEPKMYENLKGSEYIEFVMNVYKLNSNEIHSRFNEICDAFGIDYLNDYIGDYSHGMKQKLMVASVLMRKPKVIFLDEPTVGLDARAARILKELLQKYKSEGSAIFFTTHILEIAEKMCDRIGIIDHGRILAEGNLEELRSLSKLGNRSLEDIFLELTGGSEVKEIIDEL, from the coding sequence TTGATAAAAGCGATAAATTTAACAAAAAAATTTAAAGATTTCACCGCTGTTGATGGAATCAACTTAAACGTAAGTGCGGGGGAAATTTATGGTTTTCTTGGTCCGAACGGTGCAGGGAAAACTACAACTATAAAAATGCTCACAGGAACACTAAAACCAACCTCTGGTCAAATTTTCATCATGGATAAAGATTACAATAATTACGAATTGGAGATAAAAAGAGAAATTGGCGTTGTGCCTGATGAACCAAAAATGTATGAGAACCTCAAAGGCAGTGAGTATATAGAATTTGTAATGAACGTATACAAATTAAATTCAAACGAAATTCATTCTCGATTCAACGAAATATGTGATGCCTTTGGGATAGATTACCTCAATGATTACATAGGTGATTATTCTCATGGTATGAAACAAAAATTAATGGTTGCCTCAGTTTTGATGAGAAAACCAAAGGTAATTTTTTTGGATGAGCCAACCGTAGGTTTGGATGCCCGAGCAGCGAGGATACTCAAAGAACTTTTACAAAAATACAAGAGCGAAGGCTCCGCGATATTCTTTACGACACATATCCTTGAAATAGCAGAAAAGATGTGTGACAGAATAGGGATCATCGATCACGGTAGGATCCTTGCAGAAGGTAATTTGGAAGAATTGAGATCTCTCTCTAAACTAGGAAATAGGAGTTTAGAGGACATTTTCTTGGAATTAACAGGGGGTAGTGAAGTAAAAGAAATAATCGACGAACTTTAG
- a CDS encoding MBL fold metallo-hydrolase, with the protein MVENKRLKVTILYDNTVYDKDLQANWGFSALIEVGKAPKILFDTGGSGDILLNNMKKLGVDPSTIDEVFISHNHYDHVGGLSGFLSKNPDVTVYVPPSFRGVKNAKEVITIKGPIEIHEGIYSTGELEGIEQSLCVKTEKGIVIIVGCSHPKMENILKTASTFGEVYGIIGGLHGTPAESLKGLKLICATHCTQHKEDIKKLFPEAYIEGGAGKVVEI; encoded by the coding sequence ATGGTAGAAAATAAACGATTGAAAGTTACTATTTTATACGATAACACAGTGTATGACAAAGATCTCCAAGCTAATTGGGGATTTTCTGCTTTGATTGAAGTAGGAAAAGCACCTAAGATACTTTTTGATACCGGTGGAAGTGGAGATATTCTGTTAAATAACATGAAAAAGCTAGGAGTTGATCCATCTACAATAGATGAGGTTTTTATATCTCACAACCACTATGATCATGTGGGCGGTTTGTCGGGTTTTCTCTCAAAAAACCCCGATGTAACGGTTTACGTTCCTCCATCTTTCAGGGGAGTGAAAAATGCGAAAGAAGTTATTACCATAAAAGGTCCTATTGAAATACATGAAGGCATTTATTCCACAGGAGAATTAGAAGGGATAGAACAATCTCTTTGTGTAAAAACTGAAAAAGGAATAGTAATCATAGTTGGATGTTCACATCCAAAGATGGAAAATATATTAAAAACCGCTTCAACATTTGGAGAAGTATACGGAATAATTGGAGGGTTACATGGAACACCTGCAGAATCTTTGAAGGGTTTAAAACTAATTTGTGCAACACATTGTACCCAACACAAAGAAGATATAAAAAAACTTTTTCCAGAAGCCTATATAGAAGGTGGCGCTGGAAAGGTTGTTGAAATTTAA